One part of the Anaerolineales bacterium genome encodes these proteins:
- a CDS encoding DUF1116 domain-containing protein, producing the protein MVDISKANQQAVSKMMEARPILKGVALAKDVIPDMKPNLLLHAGPPISWERMSGPLRGAVIGALIFEGLARNEAEAVALVEKGEIEFDPCHHHDTVGPMAGVTSSSMMVYIIENETHGNKAYSNLNEGYGKVLRYGAFSEEVIAKLRWMNDSMGPLLAKAIEASGGIDIRALLAESLHMGDEGHNRNKAGSIIYTAKLAPWIAKVAADNEVESEVLKALGDNALSVLNPVMAACKAMSASAHGVEGSTMVTTMARNGTDFGMRVSGLGEQWFTAPAEIPDGLYFPSFTSKDANPDIGDSTITETAGIGAFAMAAAPAIVTFVSGTPQDALNATLEMYEITIAEHSHFTIPQLEFRGTPTGIDIRKVVELGITPRVNTGIAHREAGVGQVGAGLVRPPMKIFEDALVAYAQQYNL; encoded by the coding sequence ATGGTAGACATCAGCAAAGCAAATCAGCAAGCGGTTTCCAAAATGATGGAGGCGCGCCCCATCCTTAAGGGTGTGGCGCTGGCAAAAGACGTCATTCCAGACATGAAGCCGAATCTTCTGCTGCACGCCGGCCCTCCCATCAGCTGGGAGCGCATGTCTGGGCCGCTGCGGGGGGCGGTCATTGGCGCGCTGATCTTTGAAGGCCTCGCCAGGAACGAAGCTGAAGCTGTGGCATTGGTGGAAAAAGGCGAGATCGAATTCGACCCTTGCCACCACCACGACACAGTCGGGCCGATGGCCGGCGTCACATCGTCCTCTATGATGGTCTACATCATTGAGAACGAGACTCACGGCAACAAAGCGTACTCCAACCTCAACGAAGGCTATGGCAAAGTGCTGCGCTATGGGGCCTTTAGCGAAGAAGTGATCGCCAAGCTGCGTTGGATGAATGACAGCATGGGTCCCTTGCTCGCCAAAGCCATCGAAGCCAGCGGCGGCATTGATATCCGCGCCCTATTGGCCGAGAGCCTGCACATGGGCGACGAAGGCCACAACCGCAACAAGGCCGGCTCCATCATCTACACTGCCAAGCTCGCCCCCTGGATCGCCAAGGTGGCGGCGGACAACGAAGTCGAGTCCGAAGTGCTCAAGGCGCTGGGCGACAATGCGCTCAGCGTGCTGAACCCGGTCATGGCGGCCTGCAAGGCGATGTCTGCCAGCGCTCACGGGGTAGAAGGCAGCACCATGGTCACCACCATGGCGCGCAACGGCACCGACTTTGGCATGCGCGTTAGCGGCCTGGGCGAGCAGTGGTTCACCGCCCCTGCCGAAATACCGGATGGCCTGTACTTCCCCAGCTTCACCAGCAAGGACGCTAACCCAGATATCGGTGACAGCACCATTACCGAGACGGCCGGCATCGGCGCGTTTGCCATGGCGGCTGCACCTGCCATCGTGACCTTCGTGAGCGGCACGCCGCAGGACGCGCTCAACGCCACATTGGAAATGTACGAGATCACCATTGCCGAACACAGCCACTTCACCATCCCACAGCTCGAATTCCGCGGCACCCCCACCGGCATCGACATCCGCAAAGTCGTCGAACTGGGCATCACGCCGCGCGTCAACACCGGCATTGCCCATCGCGAAGCCGGCGTGGGCCAGGTGGGCGCGGGCCTGGTGCGCCCCCCGATGAAGATCTTTGAAGATGCGCTGGTAGCGTACGCCCAGCAATACAACCTTTAG
- the fdrA gene encoding acyl-CoA synthetase FdrA has translation MSTTKSEVRPGAYYDSVVLMQLQRKLAALPGVEDAGVVMATPANLELLADSNLLEAAGKAARPEDLLIVVRAASETEASTALSQVDELLKQRSSGGGNQSYRPRSLDAGVRNLPAAEWVLISVPGRYAAKVAHEALDHGKHVFLYSDNVELSDEIALKQRAAELGLLVMGPDCGTAIINGVGLGFANRVRRGPVGLVGASGTGLQALTVGIHNYGGGVSQAIGTGGRDLKAEVGAASMLQGLRYLAADESTKVIVLVSKPPDEQTSARLLTVAQSAGKPVVVAFIGFAAPAEQIGNVHFATGLDSAARIAVALSEDAISPTAVEPRTGYLRGLFAGGTLAYEALNGLQNFLHPLYSNVAIRNSQKLADPLHSQAHTIIDLGEDVFTVGRLHPMMDNDLRLRRLKQESEGPEIGLILLDIVLGEGAHADPASELAPAIEAHCKARPDLEFVALVVGTDDDPQHTSEQIAKLEAAGARIFRETSQAVDYVAARLAVAPSSAAKPLQPFGEPLAAINVGVESFYDSLQAQGAHAVQVDWRPPAGGNESLASILEKMKGK, from the coding sequence ATGAGTACAACTAAAAGTGAAGTTCGCCCCGGCGCATATTACGACTCGGTCGTATTGATGCAGCTGCAGCGCAAGCTGGCTGCCCTGCCGGGGGTAGAAGATGCCGGTGTGGTGATGGCCACGCCAGCCAATCTGGAGCTGCTGGCTGACAGCAATCTACTGGAAGCAGCCGGCAAAGCTGCCCGTCCGGAAGACTTGCTCATTGTGGTGCGCGCCGCCAGCGAAACCGAGGCCAGCACCGCCCTCTCACAAGTAGATGAACTGCTCAAGCAGCGCAGCAGCGGTGGCGGCAATCAAAGCTACCGCCCACGCAGCCTGGATGCTGGCGTGCGCAACCTGCCTGCCGCTGAATGGGTGCTGATCTCGGTGCCCGGTCGCTACGCGGCCAAGGTTGCGCATGAGGCGCTGGACCACGGCAAGCATGTGTTCCTGTACAGCGACAATGTTGAACTCAGCGATGAGATCGCACTCAAGCAGCGCGCCGCTGAGCTTGGCCTGTTGGTCATGGGGCCAGACTGCGGCACAGCCATCATCAACGGGGTTGGGCTGGGCTTTGCCAACCGCGTGCGCCGCGGCCCGGTGGGCCTGGTAGGCGCATCCGGCACTGGCCTGCAAGCGCTCACCGTTGGCATCCACAACTACGGCGGCGGCGTCTCGCAAGCCATCGGCACCGGCGGGCGTGATCTCAAAGCGGAGGTTGGCGCGGCTAGCATGCTGCAAGGCCTGCGCTACCTGGCCGCTGACGAGAGCACCAAAGTCATCGTGCTGGTCAGCAAGCCACCGGATGAGCAGACTTCCGCGCGGCTGCTGACTGTGGCGCAGTCAGCTGGGAAGCCTGTAGTTGTGGCTTTCATTGGCTTTGCCGCCCCCGCCGAGCAGATCGGCAATGTGCACTTCGCAACCGGGCTAGACTCTGCCGCGCGGATTGCCGTAGCCCTGAGCGAGGATGCAATAAGCCCCACCGCGGTCGAACCGCGCACGGGTTACTTGCGCGGCCTGTTCGCTGGCGGTACGCTGGCCTATGAAGCCCTTAATGGGCTGCAGAATTTCCTGCATCCTCTATATTCGAATGTGGCTATACGCAATTCGCAGAAACTGGCTGACCCTTTGCACAGTCAAGCCCACACGATCATTGACCTGGGCGAGGATGTGTTCACGGTTGGCCGCCTGCACCCGATGATGGATAACGACCTGCGCCTGCGCCGCCTCAAACAGGAATCTGAAGGCCCTGAGATTGGGCTTATCTTGCTTGACATTGTGCTCGGTGAAGGCGCACACGCTGACCCCGCCAGCGAGCTGGCTCCAGCAATTGAAGCGCACTGCAAAGCGCGCCCAGACCTGGAGTTTGTGGCACTCGTAGTGGGCACAGATGATGATCCGCAACATACCAGCGAACAGATCGCCAAGCTGGAGGCTGCCGGCGCACGCATCTTCCGCGAAACCTCGCAAGCCGTAGATTATGTAGCTGCTCGCCTGGCCGTTGCTCCATCTTCGGCCGCCAAGCCATTGCAGCCATTCGGCGAGCCGCTGGCAGCCATCAACGTGGGCGTGGAAAGCTTCTACGACAGTTTGCAGGCCCAAGGTGCGCACGCCGTACAAGTAGATTGGCGCCCGCCCGCTGGAGGAAACGAGAGCCTAGCAAGTATTCTTGAGAAGATGAAGGGCAAATAG
- a CDS encoding amidase — MKTKPGSRQAVDALLSRLHAFENLYSEREPRVHAFVSEDSRFKRLQRQGTALAKRYKQPEKRPSLYGMLLGVKDIFHVDDFATKAGSHLPARALGGKESIAVSALKRAGALVAGKTVTTEFAYFTPGPTRNPHNPDHTPGGSSSGSAAAVAAGLVDIALGTQTIGSIIRPASFCGVVGYKPSHGRISTEGVIPLAPSLDHVGLFAQEVPFIKQAAKVVIQNWTDAPRQDKLSIAIPTGEYLSHASKEMLAHLENVAERLRQAGYHVKRVNALNEFAPVVQRHRLILAAEAAQTHALWFGRYSHLYSPKLAELVKEGLATRAADLDNALDAARGLRHDLGALMNLHGFDLWLTPSAVGSAPLGLASTGDPVMNLPWTQAGMPALSLPTGWDTAGLPLGTQLIAPYGRDEQLLAWGAEIETALAESK, encoded by the coding sequence ATGAAGACCAAGCCCGGCAGCCGCCAGGCGGTTGATGCTTTGCTCAGCCGCCTCCATGCATTTGAAAACTTGTATTCCGAGCGCGAGCCTCGGGTGCACGCTTTTGTCAGCGAAGATAGTCGGTTTAAGCGCCTGCAGCGTCAAGGCACCGCGCTTGCGAAGAGATACAAACAACCTGAGAAACGGCCTTCCCTTTATGGGATGCTTCTTGGTGTAAAAGACATCTTCCATGTGGATGACTTCGCAACCAAAGCGGGCAGCCACTTGCCGGCGCGTGCTTTGGGAGGCAAAGAATCCATTGCAGTCAGCGCGCTGAAGCGGGCCGGTGCCTTGGTGGCGGGCAAGACCGTTACGACCGAGTTCGCCTACTTCACGCCCGGCCCCACGCGCAACCCACACAACCCTGACCACACACCCGGCGGCAGCAGCAGCGGCTCGGCCGCGGCTGTCGCCGCGGGCCTGGTGGATATTGCCCTCGGGACACAAACGATCGGCTCAATCATTCGCCCTGCCTCGTTCTGCGGCGTGGTGGGCTACAAGCCCAGCCACGGCCGCATCTCGACTGAGGGGGTTATCCCGCTGGCGCCTTCTCTGGACCACGTCGGCCTGTTCGCCCAAGAGGTTCCGTTCATTAAGCAGGCCGCCAAAGTAGTCATCCAAAATTGGACCGACGCTCCGCGCCAGGACAAACTCAGCATCGCGATCCCCACCGGGGAGTACCTTTCCCATGCCTCCAAAGAGATGCTGGCGCATCTTGAAAATGTGGCTGAGCGCTTACGCCAGGCGGGTTATCACGTCAAACGTGTCAATGCTCTGAATGAATTCGCACCCGTTGTGCAGCGCCATCGTCTCATCCTGGCCGCTGAGGCCGCCCAGACCCACGCACTCTGGTTCGGGCGTTATTCTCATCTATATAGTCCCAAACTGGCCGAGTTGGTCAAAGAAGGCCTGGCAACTCGTGCGGCTGACTTGGACAATGCGTTAGATGCCGCTCGCGGCCTGCGCCACGACCTGGGCGCGCTGATGAACTTGCACGGCTTTGACCTCTGGCTGACGCCTTCTGCCGTAGGCTCCGCCCCCTTAGGTCTGGCCAGCACAGGTGACCCGGTGATGAACCTGCCCTGGACGCAAGCCGGCATGCCAGCCCTCAGCCTGCCAACCGGGTGGGACACAGCCGGTCTTCCGCTAGGCACACAGCTCATTGCGCCATACGGCCGGGATGAACAGTTGCTGGCTTGGGGGGCCGAAATCGAAACTGCCCTGGCGGAGAGCAAGTGA
- a CDS encoding (2Fe-2S)-binding protein, with protein MSPTHPIQVSINGKTIEKRVEPRLLLADFIRHEAGLTGTHVGCEHGVCGACTILFDGKPVRSCIMLAVQANGHDITTVEGLAVSEDKLHPIQNAFWEAHGLQCGFCTPGILMTLVPFLQENKNPSEAEAREAISGNLCRCTGYQHIVDATLLAAKKLREAES; from the coding sequence ATGAGCCCTACTCACCCTATTCAGGTAAGCATCAACGGCAAGACGATAGAGAAACGGGTTGAGCCGCGTTTGTTATTGGCTGACTTTATTCGTCATGAAGCCGGGCTCACCGGCACACATGTGGGCTGCGAGCATGGTGTATGCGGCGCGTGCACCATCTTGTTTGATGGCAAGCCCGTGCGCAGCTGCATCATGCTGGCGGTGCAAGCCAACGGCCACGACATCACCACCGTAGAAGGCCTGGCTGTGAGTGAAGACAAGCTGCACCCCATCCAGAACGCCTTCTGGGAAGCGCACGGTCTGCAGTGCGGCTTCTGCACTCCAGGCATTCTGATGACACTGGTGCCTTTCCTGCAGGAGAATAAGAACCCCAGCGAAGCTGAAGCGCGCGAAGCGATCAGCGGCAACCTGTGCCGCTGTACGGGCTATCAGCACATTGTGGACGCTACCCTGTTGGCTGCCAAGAAGCTCAGAGAGGCGGAGAGCTAG
- a CDS encoding xanthine dehydrogenase family protein subunit M has product MKPAPFEYHAPTTLEAALELKAEHGDDGKPLAGGQSLIPAMNFRVAQPSLLIDLNHVPELRHISKPNGAVHIGSMTLQSTAERDPLVAEHAPLLHEAIPNIAHPQIRNRGTIGGSLAHADPASELPVVALALGARFRAQSKAGERWIEAKDFFAGLFATTLQPDELLVEIAFPTKMARTGYCFTEVARRHGDYAMAGLAAVVTLGADDKVSEARLVYLNVGDGPLDAANAASSLAGEAPNAAAFKEAGRIASQEDMSPYGNIHATPEYQRHLSAVLTERALHTATERAKAAHA; this is encoded by the coding sequence ATGAAACCTGCTCCCTTTGAGTACCATGCACCCACTACTCTGGAAGCCGCGCTTGAACTCAAAGCCGAGCACGGAGATGACGGAAAGCCATTGGCGGGCGGCCAAAGCCTGATCCCAGCCATGAACTTTCGGGTGGCACAGCCCAGCCTATTGATCGACCTGAACCACGTGCCTGAACTGCGCCATATCTCCAAACCCAACGGCGCAGTACACATTGGCAGCATGACTCTGCAATCTACGGCGGAGCGCGACCCGCTGGTGGCAGAGCACGCGCCGCTGCTGCACGAAGCCATCCCCAACATTGCCCATCCCCAGATCCGCAACCGGGGCACCATCGGCGGCAGCCTGGCACATGCCGACCCGGCCTCAGAGCTGCCTGTGGTAGCGCTGGCCCTGGGCGCCCGCTTCCGGGCGCAGAGTAAAGCCGGCGAGCGCTGGATCGAAGCCAAAGACTTCTTCGCTGGCCTGTTCGCCACGACTTTGCAGCCCGACGAGTTGCTGGTCGAGATCGCTTTCCCGACAAAAATGGCACGCACGGGGTACTGTTTCACCGAGGTGGCCCGGCGGCACGGGGACTATGCCATGGCGGGACTGGCCGCAGTAGTGACTCTGGGCGCAGACGACAAGGTCAGTGAGGCCCGTCTGGTGTATTTAAACGTGGGCGATGGCCCGCTGGACGCCGCCAACGCGGCATCCAGCCTGGCCGGCGAGGCGCCAAATGCGGCCGCCTTCAAAGAAGCCGGCCGTATTGCCAGCCAGGAAGATATGTCGCCTTACGGGAACATCCATGCTACGCCAGAATACCAGCGCCATCTTTCAGCTGTACTGACTGAACGCGCACTGCATACCGCCACCGAACGAGCAAAGGCCGCCCACGCATGA